One stretch of Brevibacillus laterosporus DNA includes these proteins:
- a CDS encoding FtsX-like permease family protein — translation MNLIESFRIAIDGIWSNKLRSILTMLGIIIGIASVIAIMTMGKGGKAMMTSQFGNVADAKFTAMVSWQTNEPTSEDDLTLDDADTLERINPYIKNVMAQIYGGGTIKDKKKDISAQVFGTTANLLEINTSYKIEKGRFYTRDDDKEQRDVVVLDKGLADKLFPQGNAVGNRIYMSDASFVVIGILKNDMQGFMGGGMQDIVYMPARTYLNHNEKAAVSMFHIQAKSNATIESAMDFTKQYLNRVHKHEDHYMVKNSADDLKEITKMLDMLTMVFSVIAGISLLVGGIGVMNIMLVSVTERTREIGIRKALGAKKRDILTQFLIESIIVCLIGGSVGVGLGLGLASIIISFAGMPPVTSWESILIAFGFSSAIGIFFGIYPANKAAKLDAIEALRYE, via the coding sequence ATGAACCTCATAGAGAGCTTTCGAATTGCCATCGATGGTATCTGGTCTAATAAATTGCGTTCCATTTTAACAATGTTAGGTATTATTATCGGTATCGCTTCCGTTATTGCCATCATGACCATGGGTAAAGGCGGAAAAGCCATGATGACAAGTCAGTTTGGAAATGTTGCGGACGCAAAATTTACCGCGATGGTAAGCTGGCAGACTAACGAACCAACTAGTGAAGATGATTTGACTCTTGATGATGCCGATACGTTGGAAAGAATTAATCCTTACATAAAAAATGTCATGGCTCAAATCTATGGCGGTGGAACCATTAAGGATAAGAAAAAAGATATCAGCGCTCAAGTATTTGGTACAACAGCAAATCTTTTAGAAATAAATACAAGCTATAAGATTGAAAAAGGTCGTTTCTACACCAGAGATGACGACAAAGAGCAACGCGACGTCGTTGTATTAGACAAAGGTTTAGCTGATAAATTGTTTCCTCAAGGAAATGCTGTAGGAAATCGTATTTACATGTCAGATGCCTCCTTTGTAGTCATTGGGATACTAAAAAATGATATGCAAGGCTTTATGGGTGGTGGCATGCAGGATATCGTTTACATGCCTGCACGAACTTACTTGAATCATAATGAAAAAGCAGCCGTAAGCATGTTCCACATTCAAGCAAAATCAAATGCTACGATTGAATCCGCTATGGATTTCACCAAGCAATATCTAAATCGTGTTCATAAGCATGAAGATCATTATATGGTGAAAAACAGTGCGGATGACCTAAAAGAAATCACTAAAATGCTTGACATGCTAACGATGGTCTTCTCCGTTATCGCTGGGATTTCCCTATTAGTTGGTGGTATCGGGGTTATGAACATCATGCTAGTCTCTGTTACAGAACGTACACGCGAGATTGGGATTCGCAAAGCCTTAGGTGCCAAAAAACGGGATATTCTTACCCAATTTTTGATCGAATCCATTATTGTCTGCTTAATTGGTGGTAGTGTAGGGGTAGGTCTTGGTCTTGGACTAGCCTCCATTATTATCTCCTTCGCAGGTATGCCTCCTGTTACATCTTGGGAGAGTATTCTTATCGCATTTGGTTTTTCCAGTGCAATCGGGATTTTCTTTGGAATCTATCCTGCAAACAAAGCAGCCAAGCTGGATGCCATTGAAGCGTTACGTTACGAATAA
- a CDS encoding site-2 protease family protein — MSAKSKNANRSILVAIGVFLLTKFKFIFLFLKGFKFTGTIISMGFALYFYALVFGWKFGVALIYLIFIHELGHIIAARMKGINTGLPMFIPFVGAFINLKELPRDAKTEAFLAYGGPLAGLISFLPAIPLYIYTEEPLWALVIHLGAIINLFNLLPVSPLDGGRIVAVLSPNIWFLGLLVLGAFIFISPSPMIVLIFIFGMFSWWSHLTGDYRHKRLQYERDKWAQLYQEISRWIHQPLTSQERYDLQRDYMQAQQQPHQKKPFMFPLFQEEKKLAYEKVLLTRQFIMKRWELLVAHEQEQYRNAWNQYADSTASTTEAQAFSQHDQEAEGRIHDAEQGPYQPEPGILQHTISITETKLADMDKELERHAGYYETDSATRWKVLIAYLVLAGLLAAFYFYSDQMLLELRQVMKTT, encoded by the coding sequence ATGTCCGCCAAGTCCAAAAATGCAAATCGCTCCATTTTGGTAGCGATTGGAGTATTTTTATTGACGAAGTTTAAGTTTATTTTTCTTTTTTTAAAAGGATTTAAATTCACCGGAACCATTATCAGCATGGGATTTGCTCTTTATTTCTACGCTCTTGTATTCGGGTGGAAATTTGGAGTTGCTCTTATTTATTTGATTTTCATTCATGAATTAGGACATATAATTGCCGCGCGAATGAAAGGAATCAACACGGGCTTGCCGATGTTCATTCCTTTTGTAGGAGCATTCATTAATTTAAAAGAATTACCGCGCGATGCAAAAACAGAAGCTTTCCTAGCCTATGGAGGTCCGTTAGCCGGGTTAATCTCCTTCTTGCCTGCCATTCCGCTATATATCTATACGGAAGAACCGTTATGGGCACTAGTTATTCATTTGGGAGCGATTATTAATCTGTTTAATTTACTTCCTGTCTCTCCACTTGATGGAGGCCGTATCGTTGCGGTCCTGTCCCCTAACATCTGGTTTTTAGGCCTACTTGTTCTTGGGGCTTTTATATTCATTTCGCCAAGCCCTATGATCGTGCTTATTTTCATTTTTGGTATGTTTTCCTGGTGGTCCCATCTTACCGGCGATTACAGACATAAACGTCTCCAATATGAACGGGATAAATGGGCGCAGCTGTATCAGGAGATTTCACGTTGGATTCATCAACCTCTAACATCACAGGAGAGATATGATCTGCAGCGTGATTACATGCAAGCGCAACAACAACCTCATCAAAAAAAGCCCTTTATGTTTCCTTTGTTTCAGGAAGAAAAAAAGCTTGCTTATGAAAAAGTCCTGCTTACTCGCCAGTTCATTATGAAACGCTGGGAGTTGTTGGTTGCCCATGAGCAGGAGCAATATCGGAATGCCTGGAATCAATATGCAGATTCTACCGCATCGACTACAGAGGCTCAAGCCTTTAGTCAACACGATCAAGAGGCTGAGGGTCGTATTCACGATGCGGAGCAAGGTCCCTATCAGCCAGAGCCTGGAATCCTGCAACATACTATATCCATTACAGAAACAAAGCTCGCTGACATGGATAAAGAGTTGGAACGCCATGCTGGTTACTATGAGACGGACTCGGCTACCCGTTGGAAAGTGTTGATTGCTTATCTGGTCTTGGCTGGACTGCTAGCTGCTTTCTACTTCTATTCCGATCAAATGTTATTAGAATTAAGACAGGTAATGAAAACCACATAA
- a CDS encoding DUF1450 domain-containing protein — protein MSNDLRICDECKGYNAEEFAERLKEMVPGAKVEIGCQNMCGHCLKRAFIYANGRWFIGNNEEELVKKMQPHIKKKQ, from the coding sequence ATGTCAAATGATCTACGCATCTGTGATGAGTGCAAAGGATATAATGCCGAAGAATTCGCGGAACGTTTAAAAGAGATGGTTCCGGGTGCGAAAGTAGAAATCGGCTGTCAAAATATGTGCGGTCATTGTTTAAAGCGAGCTTTTATTTATGCAAATGGACGTTGGTTTATTGGAAATAATGAAGAAGAATTAGTAAAAAAAATGCAACCGCACATTAAAAAGAAACAATAG
- the motB gene encoding flagellar motor protein MotB, with protein MAKRKKKHEEHIDETWLIPYSDLLTLLLALFIVLFAASSVDAKKFSQLAASFNAALNGGVSVLDFPSPVEPITQEEQSLMKPGGNEQIVDKNKYEQQMKYLQETEKLDQLKKQLDAYLESNNLTGKLHTKVTDEGLLITIMDNALFASGSAKVKVEARNLASEISKLLEPDGRRVTVSGHTDTVPIRNSQFSSNWELSSQRALNFMTILLENKKLDPRKFSARAFGEFQPVATNQTNDGRATNRRVEVAILRNFEKEKGSEMHK; from the coding sequence ATGGCTAAACGCAAAAAGAAGCATGAAGAGCATATTGATGAAACATGGCTCATTCCTTATTCGGATTTGCTAACCTTGCTATTAGCCCTCTTTATCGTATTGTTTGCGGCTAGCTCCGTTGATGCCAAGAAGTTTAGCCAATTGGCTGCGTCGTTTAATGCAGCTCTAAATGGCGGAGTCAGTGTACTAGATTTCCCTTCTCCGGTTGAGCCAATTACTCAAGAAGAGCAATCCCTCATGAAGCCTGGAGGAAATGAGCAGATTGTTGACAAGAATAAGTATGAACAACAAATGAAATATCTGCAGGAAACCGAGAAGCTGGATCAGCTTAAAAAACAGTTGGACGCTTACTTGGAATCTAACAATCTTACAGGCAAATTGCATACAAAAGTGACAGATGAGGGTTTATTAATCACGATTATGGACAATGCTCTTTTTGCATCAGGCAGTGCAAAGGTGAAAGTGGAAGCAAGGAATTTGGCATCTGAGATTTCGAAGTTATTGGAGCCAGATGGAAGACGCGTAACAGTTTCTGGTCACACGGATACTGTACCGATCAGAAATAGCCAATTCTCGTCTAACTGGGAACTTAGTTCTCAGCGTGCTTTAAATTTTATGACCATCCTATTGGAAAATAAAAAGCTGGACCCTCGCAAGTTTAGCGCGCGTGCTTTTGGTGAATTCCAGCCAGTAGCTACCAACCAAACGAATGATGGTCGGGCAACGAACCGCCGTGTAGAAGTGGCAATCCTGCGTAACTTTGAGAAGGAAAAAGGCAGTGAAATGCACAAATAA
- a CDS encoding ABC transporter ATP-binding protein: MLTVTDIRKTFMNGDSELPILKGVNFTVNKGEFVAIMGPSGSGKSTFMNMLGCLDRPSSGSYVLDGVEVTKLNENQQADLRNQKIGFVFQAFNLLPRISAARNVELPMLYAGISASERKKRAEEALISVGLKERMDHKPPQMSGGQKQRVAIARSLVNRPAILLADEPTGNLDSRSTTEVMAIFQELHAQGVTIILVTHELDTAQHAERIVVFKDGVIIKDEKVEERLFAVADENEVFTT, from the coding sequence ATGTTAACCGTTACTGATATTCGCAAGACCTTTATGAACGGTGATTCTGAACTTCCCATCCTTAAAGGAGTTAATTTTACCGTTAATAAGGGCGAGTTCGTTGCAATCATGGGGCCTTCTGGTTCAGGTAAATCCACATTTATGAATATGCTGGGTTGTCTGGATCGTCCCTCTTCCGGTTCTTATGTACTGGATGGGGTAGAAGTCACCAAGTTAAATGAAAACCAACAAGCTGATCTTCGAAATCAAAAGATTGGTTTCGTCTTTCAGGCGTTTAATCTATTGCCACGTATTTCTGCGGCTCGCAATGTAGAATTGCCCATGCTTTATGCAGGCATCTCTGCTAGTGAACGTAAAAAACGTGCAGAAGAAGCTCTCATTAGTGTAGGTCTAAAAGAGCGCATGGATCACAAGCCACCACAGATGTCTGGTGGTCAAAAACAGCGTGTAGCCATCGCACGCTCTCTAGTTAACCGACCTGCTATTTTACTGGCGGACGAACCAACTGGGAACTTGGATAGCCGCTCTACAACAGAAGTTATGGCTATTTTTCAGGAATTACATGCACAAGGTGTTACCATCATTCTGGTTACGCATGAATTGGATACAGCTCAACACGCAGAACGTATTGTTGTCTTCAAAGATGGTGTGATCATTAAAGATGAAAAGGTAGAAGAACGACTCTTTGCTGTCGCAGATGAAAACGAGGTGTTCACTACATGA
- a CDS encoding DUF3886 domain-containing protein, translating to MAKKRGNRTQNHTKPAQDALGSDHKSGNSLKELLGENALGKLKQMEKDLKEGKERQAREEAEKRRKELEEREKNKSFGELLQDYEKKGGGKYS from the coding sequence ATGGCAAAAAAACGTGGGAATCGCACACAAAATCATACGAAGCCAGCACAAGATGCTTTGGGTTCGGATCATAAATCAGGAAACAGCTTAAAGGAGCTGCTAGGAGAAAATGCTTTAGGGAAGTTAAAGCAGATGGAAAAGGATTTAAAGGAAGGAAAAGAAAGACAAGCGCGTGAAGAAGCAGAAAAACGTCGTAAAGAACTAGAAGAACGAGAGAAAAATAAAAGCTTTGGCGAGCTTTTGCAGGATTACGAAAAAAAGGGAGGCGGCAAGTACTCTTGA
- a CDS encoding efflux RND transporter periplasmic adaptor subunit, whose product MKKRWWGVIAAGVLVVGAYGYFKFTAVDATGLPVSVTSVAKGSIENKVMASGMVKAKQEVTLFSPNNGTLLQFKVEEGDNVTANQVIGSIDVTDLSSEIASINAQIASQQAELSRVKSGKEPETIAQQEERVRQEKDKVASAEKEYNRTKQMVEAGASPATELDKAKDSLSQAQSSLKVSQSELALNKKGPKSTDIATVQAQINQLNVKKAELAKQSSQTTVVAPFTGTVLKVNAKNGQAVTKGTEIITMGDLSKLQVVADINESDVKDIKIGQKALVSGTSMGKEKAEATVTRISPLATKLQKGETTGKTKVNVTLELDQAISVLKPGFNVDVDIMITNKANILVVPFQAVVNDPSGSFVWVVEDGMAKKRPVKTGTESDLNVEITSGLNEGDNVISSPSVDLMEGIPVMTMEAGIPGAV is encoded by the coding sequence ATGAAGAAACGTTGGTGGGGTGTTATTGCAGCTGGAGTATTAGTAGTCGGCGCCTATGGTTATTTCAAATTTACCGCTGTCGACGCAACGGGCCTTCCTGTTTCCGTCACTTCTGTTGCAAAAGGAAGCATTGAAAATAAGGTAATGGCATCAGGAATGGTCAAAGCGAAACAAGAGGTTACTCTCTTCTCCCCAAATAATGGGACACTGTTGCAATTTAAGGTAGAAGAGGGTGACAATGTTACTGCAAATCAAGTGATCGGTAGTATTGATGTAACCGATCTGTCAAGCGAAATCGCATCCATTAATGCGCAGATCGCTTCGCAGCAAGCCGAATTAAGTCGTGTGAAATCAGGCAAAGAGCCAGAAACAATTGCACAACAAGAAGAGCGTGTTCGTCAAGAGAAAGACAAGGTTGCTTCTGCTGAGAAGGAATACAACCGTACAAAACAAATGGTCGAGGCTGGTGCTTCTCCAGCAACCGAATTGGACAAGGCTAAGGATTCCTTATCTCAAGCGCAATCATCTCTTAAAGTGTCCCAAAGCGAACTAGCCCTGAACAAAAAAGGTCCAAAGAGTACGGATATTGCTACTGTTCAAGCACAAATTAATCAGTTGAATGTAAAAAAAGCAGAGTTGGCTAAACAAAGCTCTCAAACCACTGTCGTAGCTCCATTTACAGGCACGGTTTTGAAAGTGAATGCTAAAAATGGTCAAGCTGTCACCAAAGGTACAGAAATTATTACGATGGGTGACTTGTCCAAATTACAAGTAGTAGCAGACATTAACGAGTCAGATGTAAAAGATATTAAAATAGGCCAAAAAGCATTAGTAAGTGGTACTTCCATGGGTAAGGAAAAAGCGGAAGCTACAGTAACCCGTATCTCACCTCTGGCAACCAAGCTTCAAAAAGGCGAAACAACCGGAAAAACCAAAGTAAATGTAACATTAGAATTAGATCAAGCCATCTCGGTGCTAAAACCTGGCTTTAATGTAGATGTAGACATTATGATCACGAACAAAGCCAACATTCTTGTTGTACCTTTCCAAGCTGTTGTTAATGATCCAAGCGGTTCATTCGTATGGGTAGTAGAAGACGGTATGGCGAAAAAGCGTCCTGTAAAAACAGGAACGGAAAGCGACTTGAATGTAGAAATCACTAGCGGTCTAAATGAGGGAGACAACGTGATCAGCAGTCCTTCTGTTGATTTAATGGAAGGCATTCCTGTTATGACAATGGAAGCTGGCATACCTGGAGCTGTATAG
- a CDS encoding DUF3905 domain-containing protein yields the protein MKSKPPTDRNPLAVDQTMPHQINAPDFKQADIAMQAPFVNQYGITIGDSAYNSANSPINHWSCNIDPAIMAGPEWVHPTNDIGWNTSENRELLEKKQLHKEKGMFDHLDKDVSYYTD from the coding sequence ATGAAAAGCAAGCCTCCAACTGATAGGAATCCACTTGCTGTTGATCAAACGATGCCCCATCAAATCAATGCACCTGATTTTAAGCAGGCCGATATTGCCATGCAGGCTCCCTTTGTTAACCAATACGGGATTACTATTGGCGATAGTGCCTATAATTCTGCCAATTCCCCTATAAACCATTGGTCTTGTAATATCGACCCTGCTATCATGGCAGGTCCAGAGTGGGTACATCCAACCAATGACATCGGTTGGAACACCAGTGAGAATCGTGAGCTATTGGAAAAGAAACAGCTTCACAAAGAAAAAGGTATGTTTGACCATTTGGATAAAGACGTAAGTTATTACACCGATTAG
- a CDS encoding (Fe-S)-binding protein: MNVQLKITPEFSLAYQKYAGFTPGETIRLYVRTSGPGTGGLFYAVEKDQYEADDTLYEVAGLRFIIRPSDFWYFDGGTLSYDEQLGEYGFMFTNPGLQP, encoded by the coding sequence ATGAATGTACAACTAAAGATAACGCCTGAGTTCTCCCTGGCGTATCAAAAATATGCTGGGTTTACCCCTGGTGAAACCATCCGTCTTTATGTCAGAACCTCTGGGCCAGGAACAGGAGGATTGTTTTATGCTGTAGAAAAAGATCAGTATGAAGCAGACGATACCCTTTATGAAGTGGCAGGCCTACGCTTTATCATTCGCCCTAGTGATTTCTGGTATTTTGATGGTGGAACATTATCATATGATGAACAGCTAGGAGAATATGGATTTATGTTTACTAATCCAGGCTTGCAACCTTAA
- a CDS encoding amino acid transporter, which translates to MALAWLHGMILAFGLILPLGVQNIFIFNQGATHKQFTRALPAIITASICDMVLILLAVLGVSMLLWKIVWLKTAFVLVGACFLLYLGYMTWISTANAATVTTHASFTWRKQVMFAASVSLLNPHAIMDTIGVIGTSSTAYTGDEKVAFTVACILISWIWFLSLAWAGRMLGKVDNTGRIMLTINKIAAILIWLAAIYLIYSGLPI; encoded by the coding sequence ATGGCACTCGCTTGGTTACATGGAATGATACTAGCATTTGGATTAATCTTGCCATTAGGTGTACAAAACATATTTATTTTTAATCAGGGGGCTACCCATAAGCAATTTACACGTGCTTTACCTGCCATTATTACAGCCAGTATTTGTGATATGGTTTTGATTTTACTCGCTGTCTTAGGAGTATCTATGCTTTTGTGGAAAATTGTATGGCTAAAGACGGCCTTTGTATTAGTGGGAGCTTGTTTTTTGCTATATTTGGGGTATATGACTTGGATATCTACGGCCAATGCGGCGACCGTGACCACCCACGCTTCGTTTACCTGGAGAAAGCAGGTCATGTTCGCAGCATCTGTCTCACTGTTAAATCCACATGCCATTATGGATACCATTGGTGTGATCGGAACCAGCTCAACAGCTTATACTGGTGATGAGAAAGTGGCCTTTACGGTTGCATGCATTCTTATTTCGTGGATTTGGTTCTTATCATTGGCATGGGCAGGTAGAATGTTAGGCAAAGTAGATAACACTGGTCGCATCATGCTTACAATTAATAAAATCGCAGCTATTCTTATCTGGCTAGCCGCGATTTATCTCATTTACTCTGGGCTCCCTATTTAG
- the motA gene encoding flagellar motor protein MotA, producing MDKSSVIGIILGFLAVFVGMYLKGASLGALINPAAFLIIIAGTVATIFIGFPMVEIKRIPKITKILFTNQKEPDKRELISQFMTWAGIARREGLLALENTADEIQDPFLRNGMKMIIDGGEPEFVRDVLDEEINAMEERHLSGALIFTQAGTYAPTLGVLGAVVGLIAALGNLADVEALGHSIAAAFIATLLGIFTGYVLWHPFANKLKRKSQREVEVKRIMIEGLLSIQAGVSPTAIEQKLLVYIPVVERHAVKEGSNEEGVGFNG from the coding sequence ATGGATAAGTCTTCTGTAATAGGAATTATTCTTGGGTTCTTGGCTGTCTTTGTTGGGATGTACTTAAAGGGAGCTAGTCTTGGTGCTCTAATTAACCCAGCTGCTTTTCTGATAATTATTGCCGGAACGGTTGCTACTATTTTTATAGGCTTCCCTATGGTAGAGATAAAAAGGATTCCCAAGATCACGAAAATCCTTTTTACTAATCAGAAGGAGCCCGATAAGCGTGAACTGATAAGCCAATTCATGACGTGGGCAGGCATCGCCAGACGTGAAGGATTGCTAGCTTTGGAAAATACAGCAGATGAGATTCAGGACCCGTTTTTACGCAATGGTATGAAGATGATTATTGACGGTGGGGAACCTGAATTTGTACGCGATGTCCTGGATGAAGAAATTAATGCTATGGAAGAGCGTCATTTAAGTGGTGCGCTTATTTTTACTCAGGCAGGTACGTATGCGCCAACGCTAGGGGTACTGGGAGCGGTTGTTGGTTTGATCGCGGCATTGGGAAACCTCGCCGATGTAGAGGCATTGGGACACTCTATCGCGGCGGCTTTTATCGCGACGTTGCTGGGTATTTTCACAGGTTACGTTTTATGGCATCCCTTTGCTAACAAATTAAAACGTAAATCACAACGCGAAGTTGAAGTAAAACGAATCATGATCGAAGGATTGCTATCCATTCAGGCGGGGGTTTCTCCGACTGCTATCGAGCAAAAACTGCTGGTATATATCCCAGTTGTTGAACGACATGCAGTGAAAGAGGGATCTAACGAGGAGGGAGTAGGCTTTAATGGCTAA
- a CDS encoding spore protein, translating into MVRNKSKDFGKTADTQGPKSQSEAVRSDGSINAEPQERMKENR; encoded by the coding sequence ATGGTACGTAACAAATCGAAAGACTTTGGAAAAACCGCTGACACACAAGGTCCTAAATCTCAATCCGAAGCTGTGCGCTCCGATGGTTCTATTAACGCCGAGCCACAAGAACGCATGAAAGAAAATCGATAA
- a CDS encoding DUF1343 domain-containing protein: protein MRKGILFLTCLIMLMLVSDRNSYANPPSIRLGNDVLITKYHHLIDGKRIGLITNQTGINSQGQSIITVLANYHNATLAALYGPEHGIDGQASAGAYVESYIHKDWNIPVYSLYGKTRKPTPNMLKNVDVLLYDMQGIGARTYMDISTLRDAMEAAKENNKPLIVLDRPNPLGGKIVDGPVLEPPYPSFVGVDELPLAHGMTIGEIAQYFNRKTGAHLTIIPMDYYARGMIFQDTGLKWVQSSPRVPGLASAFGYLATGLGEGIGLKNADNFKWVGADGIPANQLAKMLNDADLPGVMFVPEMKGSAGGVRLQITDYHSFNPARTGIYVLAYANQLTSSVVKSNDKSLNIAQFDKIMGSSELREALARQASPKELEALYAPLVNSFRMERLPYLIYEDIGKEYMGAIVDSGKRATVEPKPDTTKPVTKPKPKPVTTTPVPKPTPKPDVTTPVPNPEPKPDTTTPTPNPGTTTTKPVSTPKVAHLTFDDGPSNVTVQILDVLKQHNIKATFFVLGRNVKGNEAILKRMVAEGHAIGNHTFSHDYNKIYKNPQAFFTDLKQAEVEIQKITGQKPSMIRFPGGSNNGVSKKAQDATVYGANKWVMNDIVKEVKKQGYSYFDWNVSSGDARSNSYSPQEVINNVKHGSANKHEVVILMHDTKAKESTLKALPQVIADLQKQGFTFDALEPTSTTVQFLK, encoded by the coding sequence ATGCGCAAAGGTATACTTTTTCTCACATGTCTGATTATGCTGATGCTCGTCTCAGATCGAAATTCCTATGCGAATCCGCCAAGTATCAGGCTGGGTAATGATGTACTAATAACTAAGTATCATCATCTCATTGACGGGAAAAGGATCGGGTTGATTACCAACCAAACAGGAATTAACAGTCAAGGACAAAGCATTATTACCGTTCTGGCCAATTATCATAATGCTACATTGGCGGCTTTATATGGACCAGAGCATGGAATAGATGGGCAGGCTTCGGCTGGAGCCTATGTGGAATCTTATATACATAAAGATTGGAATATTCCTGTCTACAGCTTATATGGTAAAACCAGAAAGCCAACCCCAAATATGCTAAAAAATGTTGATGTCTTGTTGTATGACATGCAGGGTATAGGAGCGAGAACCTACATGGATATATCCACATTGCGTGATGCGATGGAGGCGGCAAAAGAGAATAACAAACCACTGATTGTTCTGGATCGTCCCAATCCGTTAGGTGGAAAAATTGTTGATGGTCCAGTACTAGAGCCTCCTTACCCAAGTTTCGTTGGTGTGGATGAATTACCATTAGCACACGGAATGACGATAGGGGAAATAGCACAGTACTTTAACAGAAAAACGGGTGCTCATCTAACCATTATCCCTATGGATTACTATGCAAGAGGTATGATCTTTCAGGATACTGGACTTAAATGGGTGCAAAGCTCCCCACGAGTTCCGGGACTAGCTTCTGCCTTTGGCTATCTAGCAACGGGACTGGGAGAAGGGATAGGATTAAAGAACGCGGACAACTTTAAATGGGTGGGAGCAGATGGCATTCCAGCAAATCAATTGGCTAAGATGCTAAACGATGCAGATTTGCCAGGAGTTATGTTTGTTCCAGAGATGAAAGGATCCGCTGGTGGTGTTCGTTTGCAAATTACCGATTACCATTCCTTCAATCCAGCGCGCACAGGGATCTATGTCTTGGCATACGCGAACCAACTAACTTCGTCTGTTGTGAAAAGTAATGATAAGTCATTAAATATAGCTCAATTTGACAAAATAATGGGGAGTAGCGAACTTAGAGAAGCCTTAGCACGCCAGGCGTCCCCGAAAGAACTTGAAGCGTTGTACGCTCCTTTGGTCAATTCATTTAGAATGGAGCGCTTGCCTTATTTGATTTACGAGGATATTGGCAAAGAATATATGGGAGCTATTGTCGATTCAGGTAAAAGAGCGACGGTTGAACCAAAGCCAGACACAACGAAACCCGTAACCAAACCGAAACCGAAACCAGTTACAACGACTCCGGTACCAAAACCGACGCCAAAACCAGATGTAACGACACCTGTACCAAATCCGGAGCCAAAACCAGATACAACGACGCCGACACCAAATCCGGGCACGACAACCACGAAACCGGTATCTACTCCAAAGGTAGCGCATCTTACCTTTGATGATGGCCCGTCTAATGTTACTGTTCAAATTCTGGATGTTTTAAAGCAACATAATATTAAAGCAACGTTCTTTGTTTTAGGACGTAATGTTAAAGGAAATGAAGCGATTTTGAAAAGAATGGTGGCAGAGGGTCATGCCATTGGTAACCATACGTTTTCCCATGATTACAACAAAATTTATAAAAACCCTCAGGCTTTCTTTACTGATTTAAAACAAGCAGAAGTAGAAATACAGAAAATTACCGGCCAAAAACCAAGTATGATTCGTTTTCCTGGCGGTAGCAACAATGGTGTTAGTAAGAAAGCACAAGATGCTACTGTCTATGGAGCCAACAAATGGGTCATGAATGATATTGTGAAAGAAGTCAAGAAACAAGGATATTCTTATTTTGATTGGAATGTTAGTTCGGGGGATGCCAGATCCAATAGCTATTCACCGCAAGAAGTCATAAATAACGTGAAGCATGGTAGTGCAAACAAGCATGAGGTTGTTATCCTTATGCATGATACTAAGGCAAAAGAGAGTACATTGAAAGCTTTGCCACAGGTGATTGCAGATTTGCAAAAGCAAGGATTTACATTCGATGCTCTGGAACCTACAAGTACGACAGTGCAATTCTTAAAATAA